A stretch of DNA from Myxococcota bacterium:
TGCCCGCTCGGCGTCGCGGTGGCTGCGCGCACCGGACACCCGCACGTCGACGAGCTTCGTGGCGCCCTCCCCGTCCCGGGCCAGCTGACGCGCGAGATCGGTGGACACCGCCTCGACGGCCGCCTGGAAGCGCGCGGCCCCCGGCCGACCGGCCCGCAGGGTCGGATTCCCTGCAGCGCCGCTCGCCAGCAACAACACGCTGTCGCTTGTCGAGCCCTCGCCATCCACGCTCAGCCGGTTGAAGCTCTGATCGCTCGACTGCTTCAACACGCGGCGCAGGAAGGCCGGGGCGACGTCGGCGTCGGTCACCAGGAAGGCGAGCATGGTGGCCATGTTCGGCTCGATCATGCCCGCGCCCTTGGCGATGCCCGCCACCGTGATCGTGCGCCCGCCGAAGCGAATGCGCTGGCGGGCGAGCTTCGGGACCGTGTCGGTCGTCATGATCGCGCGCGCCGCATCGCCGAAGCCGTTCGGCGCCAGGGCGTCGTAGGCCGCGCGCGCCCCGGTCCGGATCTTCGTCATCGGGAGCGGCTCACCGATCACGCCCGTGGACGCCACGAGCACGTCCTCGGGCTTGGCGCCGAGGGGGTCGGCAGCGAACCCGGCCATGCGCCTCGCGTCACGGCGACCCCGCGCCCCCATCGCGACGTTCGAGATGCCGCTGTTCACGATCACGCCGCGCGTGCGACCGCTTCGCACCTGGGCCCGCGACCATTCCACCGGAGCGCCGACGACCGTCGAACGCGTGAACACCCCCGCAACCGCGGCCGAGGCATCGGCGGCGATCAAGGCGAGATCGTGGCCCTGGGCCTTGATGCCGCAGTGAACGCCCGCAGCGCGAAAGCCGGGAACCTGGAAGGTGTCGATGGTCAACGCGGAGCCGTCACCCGACGCCGTGGCACTTCTTGTACTTCTTGCCGCTGCCGCACGGGCACGGGTCGTTGCGGCCCACCTTCGCCATCTTCGAGGGCGTGCGCTGGCCGGGCTGCGCGACCGGCCCCGCGCCCGGCTTTCCGCCCTGCGCCTGGGGCGGCGGTCCCGACGCGGGCAGCGCCGCAGCGCCGGGGCTCGGCGCCTGATCGGGCGTGGGGGGAAGCGCGAACTTGAACACCAGCTCCAAGGCCTGGGCGTCGATCCGCGCGTTCATCTCTTCGAAGAGGGTGAAGCCCTCGCGCTGATACTCGAGCTTCGGGTCGCGCTGGCCGTAGGCGCGCATCCCGATGCCCTCGCGCAGGCCGTCCATCGAGTGGAGATGATCCTTCCACTGGGTATCCAGGATCTGCAGCAGGATCTCGGTCTCGAGACGCGCGA
This window harbors:
- the argJ gene encoding bifunctional glutamate N-acetyltransferase/amino-acid acetyltransferase ArgJ, with translation MTIDTFQVPGFRAAGVHCGIKAQGHDLALIAADASAAVAGVFTRSTVVGAPVEWSRAQVRSGRTRGVIVNSGISNVAMGARGRRDARRMAGFAADPLGAKPEDVLVASTGVIGEPLPMTKIRTGARAAYDALAPNGFGDAARAIMTTDTVPKLARQRIRFGGRTITVAGIAKGAGMIEPNMATMLAFLVTDADVAPAFLRRVLKQSSDQSFNRLSVDGEGSTSDSVLLLASGAAGNPTLRAGRPGAARFQAAVEAVSTDLARQLARDGEGATKLVDVRVSGARSHRDAERAARRIANSVLVKTALFGGDPNWGRILQTIGAARVPLRLERTRVRLGGVVVFRNGGSAGPAARRRAEKAIRAPEVAIEVELGLGKGQSQLWTCDLTYDYVRINAEYTT